The DNA segment ttctatcattttttaaaaacataattgaaaaagtcaagggtgtggaagtaggccagacattattagaataatctggtgtgtatttgagattttttgaaacaagtttgaaaaatatattgagattagcgaggatttcatgctattttcagagattagcgattaattggaattttattcaaaactttattggaaaaataaagggtgtggaagtaggccagacattattagaataatattgtgtgtatttgagattgttagacacaagtttgaaaaagatattgagattagcgaggatttcatgctattttcagagattagcgattaattggaattttattcaaaaccttattggaaaagtaaagggtgtggaagtaggccagacattattagaataatctggtgtgtatttgagatttttagacacaagtttgaaaaatatattgagattagcgaggatttcatgctattttcagagattagtgattaatttgaattttattcaaaactttattggaaaagtaaagcttgtggaagtaggccagacattattagaataatctggtgtatatttgagattgttAGACACAAAtctggaaaagttattgagattagtgaagatttcatgctattttcagagatgagCGATTttttatcattcttttaaaaacataattgaaaaagtaaaggatgtggaagtaggccagacattattagaataatctggtgtatatttgagatttttttacacaagtttgaaaaagatattgagattagcaaggatttcatgctattttcagagattagcgattttctatcatttttttaaaacattattgaaaaattaaagggtgtggaagtaggccagacattattagaataatctggtgtgtatttgagattttttgaaacaggtttgaaaaagatattgagattagcgaggatttcatgctattttcagagattagcgattaattggaattttattcaaaacttaattggaaaagtaaagggtgtggaagtaggccagacattattaaaataatctggtgtatatttgagatttttttgacacaagtttgaaaaagatattgagattagcgaggatttcatgctattttcatagattagcgattaattggaattttattcaaaactttattggaaaagtaaaggttgtggaagtaggccagacattattaaaataatctggtgtatatttgagattttttgacacaaatttgaaaaagatattgagataagcaaggatttcatgctattttcagagattagcgattgtctatcattttttttaaacattattgaaaaattaaagggtgtggaagtaggccagacattattagaataatctggtgtgtattttagattttttgaaacaggtttgaaaaagatattgagattagcgaggatttcatgctattttcagagattagcgattaattggaattttattcaaaactttattggaaaagtaaagcttgtggaagtaggccagacattattagaataatctggtgtgtatttgagattttttgaaaaaaaattgaaaaagatattgagattatcaaggatttcatgctattttcagagattagcgattaattggaattttattcaaaactttattggaaaagtaaagggtgtggaagtaggccagacattattagaataatctggtgtatatttgagattttttgacacaagtttgaaaaagatattgagataagcaaggatttcatgctattttcagagattagcgattgtctatcatttttttaaaacattattgaaaaagtaaagggtgtggaagtaggccagacattattagaataatctggtgtgtattttagattttttgaaacaggtttgaaaaagatattgagattagcgaggatttcatgctattttcagagattagcgattaattggaattttattcaaaactttattggaaaagtaaagcttgtggaagtaggccagacattattagaataatctggtgtgtatttgagattttttgaaaaaaaaatgaaaaagatattgagattagcgaggatttcattctattttcatagattagcgattaattggaattttattcaaaactttattggaaaagtaaagggtgtggaagtaggccagacattagtagaataatctggtgtgtatttgagatttttagacacaagtttgaaaaagatattgagattagcaaggatttcatgctattttcagagattagcgattttctatcattttttaaaaacataattgaaaaagtaaagggtgtggaagtaggccagacattattagaataatctggtgtgtatttgagatttttttaaacaagtttgaaaaagatattgagattagcgaggatttcatgctattttcagagattagcgattttctatcattcttttaaaaacattattgaaaaattaaaggctgtggaagtataccagacattgttggaatactttgtttgaggttttaaagtcataaaatcattataaaagtcatcatttttcaaaattgtatgggtaattttcacccggtccctaactcgacgctgcaaagtagcgtcttctgaatgtgagacgaatgtcaaatgtcgaatatgaaactaacttcacctcggtacTAAACCGAACGCCAACGGATTGCAAAGTCTACAATGGCCGCAGTGTGCAACGCTCTTAGCGTAGAAAATGTTATGCCTTTGCAAACATAATTTACGTAGCCTGCTTACTCCCACCGACATGATAATCattagcatacattgtggatatccagaattgaattgttgatatcaaaattcgaattgtttaAATCAAAAATGCAATTGTtaatatccaaaattcgaattgttgatatccaaaatgcaattgttgatatcaaaaattcgaattgttgatatcaacaattcattggttaaatgataaaacggcttgccataaatgtcttccatcatctctccaatctaggtgtccctatcttctttcgatcttgtgcagctgcgttggtctgaagataaccacgcccctctcctTTGCACGTTGGATTGGAAATATATGTAGCATTAGGAATtaagtcccatgaaataaacaTCTTGtcaaaatgtcattttgaaataagtaagtagtagggagtcaggtggctgagcggttagggaatcgggctagtaatcagaaggttgctagtttgattcccggctatgccaaccaaatgacgttgtgtccttgggcaaggcacttcaccctacttgcctcggggagaatgtccctgtacttactgtaagtcgctctggataagagcgtctgctaaatgactaaatgtaaaagtaaatgtatttatttatttaggtaaatggattcagctatacatttatatgatgctatatttatatatttattgccaacTTTTGTAAAatttcagggtttatttcatagccttatttatttatgtatttatctatttatttaattttaactAAAACGGCGTTCCATGGCGTCCATTTAGTTCATTTTCCCCTTCTACCCTTCCCCTGTCtacttacagttaggtccataaatatttggacattgacacaattttcatcattttggctctgtataacaccacaatggatttgaaattaaacaatcaagatgtgctttaagtgcagactttcagctttagccatcgttaggctgaaaaatcaaaacaaacctatcagagagatagcaaaaacattaggtgtggctcaataaactgtttggtacattcttaaaaagaaagaacgcactggtgagctcagcaacaccaaaagacccggaagaccacggaaaacaactgtggtggatgacagaagaattctttccctggtgaagaaaaaccccttcacaacagttggccagttcaagaacactctccaggaggtaggcgtatctgtgtcaaagtaaaaaattaagagaagacttcaccagagtaaatacagagggttcaccacaagatgtgaaccattggtgagtctcaaaaacaggaagaccagattagagtttgccaaaaaacatctaaaagaccctgtacagttctggaacaacatcctatggacagatgagaccaagatcaacttgtaccagaatgatgggaagagaagagtatggagaagggaaggaactgctcatgatccaaagcataccatctcatcagtgaagcatggtggaggtagtgttatggcgtgggcatgtatggctgccaatggaactggttcccttgtatttatcgatgatgtgactgctgacaaaagcagtaggatgaattctgaagtgtttctggcaatattatctgctcagattcagccaaatgcttcagaactcataggacggcgcttcacagtgcagatggacaatgacccgaagcatactgcgaaagcaaccaaagagttttttaaggcaaagaagtggaatgttctgcaatggccaattcaatcacctgacctaaatccaattgagcatgcatttcacttgctaaagacaaaactgaagggaaaatgccccaagaacaagcagaaactgaagacagttgcagtagaggcctggcagagcatcaccagggacgaaacccagcgtctggtgatgtctatgggttccagacttcaggctgtcattgactgcaaaggatttgcaaccaagtattaaaagtgacaattagatttatgattatgttagtttgtccaattatttttggtcccttaaaaaggggggggccacatataaaatgtgttgtaattcctacaccattcacctgatttggatgtaaataccctgaaattaaagctgaaagtctgcacttaaagcacatcttgattgtttaatttcaaatccattgtggtggtatacagagccaaaatgatgaaaattgtgtcaatgtccaaatatttatggacctaactgtatatgaaaGACCTCAACCGTCTAAGAACTAAGTGTTAgaagtaggggtgggaatcttttggtaccttacGATTCGATttgaatcgattcttggggtcacgattagATAAAAAATATGCGTTATTTatatatgcttacatttgattccagtttgctgtttagtgttacttgtttctatttgactgtgataggcagttaagtgttgaagaaaaaaatcccaCCGCatcaacctttgcaatgtggggggtctgagacagcccaaaggttaaaagaaaatgcttcactttgtttttgtatgcggtaaatttgtcgcaatacgactacgacggtgggtcacaatgacccgaagataacacaagggttaaagtttaAACATGGTTTAAAAAAATTCTGATTAAAGCTGACAGTCAACTGTCCAAATCCTTTAAAGATTATTATACAATCTGATTCAAACAAATCGGAAATATATATTGAATCAGAACCAGAATGAAACAGCAGGCAAgtagacatttacattaacCTATTCATTTAATTCAAATCATGTTTACAGTCTTTAGTGCAGTAATTCTAAAATATAATCATATCTACTGTACATTGCATTTTGGTTTGCAGATTTAAACAGAATTGAAAAGTAGGAAACTgttgtaaaataaaatgtattaaaaaaaaatcccaagaCAAATACTTTTTCATAATTCTAAGAGTCAGGACATTTTTTAACCCTTCAATCTCTATACAATGGCCCTTAATTTATTGGACTAAACTCGCATAACATAGAATATATTTTCTATTATGTTAATCCCCATTTGCAatacactgttaaacattataaTGATAGAGAGTAGAAGAGAGTAGAGGAAAGGCCCAAGACAAAGGGATCTCTTTGGAGTGCAACTTGGTCTTAAGAAATATATTTAAGATACACAACTTTACACACCAACTCTTCCAATTATTGTCCTGTGCTTCCAATGAATTGCCATCTCGCTTTTGTGAAGACTTACATTACTGACATTGTTTTTACAATCCTTGCTTGTGTGCTCCAATGGCAGGGCAGACGTATTCAAATCCAATATAAAGAAACATTGTGAACATCTGTCAAACAAGTCCACCAACCTCAATCTTGAGGTAATTTAATTTAAACAGTGAGTCCAGGTTTACTTTGTCatgtgttggaatacagcaatAAGACACTGTTTACCTTCTTAGAAGACAAATATTTTTTACCAGTTTATGTGTGGCCCCTAACacacactgagcagtgctgtgtATTcctgaaagaaaagaaaaaaagaccaACACCTCAAGCCATAATTTGTTCACCCAAGGACTTTTACAAAGCACATTTTCCATTTGAACAACTACAAAGAAAAATCCATAAAGATCAGTTCTCTGTTTGAAAAACATCAGAAAGCGCTGTGAAGTCATCAGACTGGGTATGGGGTACTAAACCAAAGATTGTACTGTGTATGTGACTGACGGACTTGAGCCTTTTTGGTGCTACTTATGGTAAAGTATATACCTTTACATGTCTGTAAGCATCATagcacaggcacaaacacagcaTCTTTATACCTAAACAGTCTTCACATTATTATGGAATAACCATGTGACTATACACTTTACAACAGTAACATGTAAAGAGAGACTTACATCAGAGGGCTACAATTAAAACCTAGAGTGCTTCTGACTGTGGATCAATGAGTTCCCACAGTGAATGACTAAAAGGGTTTAAACCCCAATAGACAAATAAAGATGCACACGCCCTTACAAACATAGACGTGGCGGTTGGAAGTCTTTTTTCTTCGTCCCATGAATGAAATTTCCTCTCCTACAAAGGACTTTCCCTCATTATTAGGATCCTTCAGTGGTAGACAGGGATCCCCCAGGCCCTGTGTTCTCATGGATAAGAAGTCTGGAGAAGTGGTACTAAGGCAGGTCAGGTGGTATGCGGCAGGCAGGGGGTGCagggagtggttaggtcagtaTGGCGGGCTTTTGGGGCTGCTTCTCTTGGatgtggaggagtggggagggctaTTTTGACCCTCCCAGAAAACAGTGTCACTGGGCTTGGGGGGGCTGGGAAAGGACCAGGAACTGTCATCCAAAGAAGCCTggttctgagggggggggggcagaagcaCTGGGCTACCCGGGGCCACAGGACAGTGGCTGGACCAGGGGCCCTGCCCCCAGCAGTCCTCCCTCAGGCCATCCAGCGCTGGGTGGCCCATTGGAGGGCCGGGACGGCCAGAGCTCGAGGGCACTGGAGGGGCACTGGGGGGGCGAGGGACTGACACCCGCACTGTCCAGTTGTTCTTTTCGACATCATCCAGACACTGGACTGGAACCATTGATGCCGCTGAAGAGAGGAGTAAAAACATGTATAATCAGTTTCAGAAGACATTCCTTTTAACCACTACATTCCTGGAAgaagaatttgaaaaagatTCACCAGAGCACCATTTTGCAATTCACCAGGATATTAGAAAAGTAACTGTGAATAAATTATTAATCCAAGCACTTGCTCCATTTCCCAAGCAGAGTTCACCAAGATCAAGGGTCTATAGCATGTTCCAATCTTTAACATACAATACCCAACCTAAATGAGCAATTTGTTATTTCTGTCACTGGCTTGACACTGAAAAAGGTTGAGTGTTTCCCCTTTATAACATGCAGTTAATGGTATTaaactaaatgtatttatagGCAAACCAACTGTCATTTATCATGTATGTTACTGCCAAGGCTTCTGcaactaaataaataatgttATGTACCTTCATGGATATATAGTTGTTGTGGATGCTAAAAATGAGAGACGCATTTCCAAATGTCCATAAAGCTTCTGTTAATTATAGCACTTATAAGACGTTCAATGCATATTTAAGATTTACTAAGTAATACCAAATCGAATTTCTCTTTGCAGGCTGTACATCACCATGTACACCATAGAACATCCActatcacaaaaatatgctattGTTCCATGTTGTGGGTAATATATCTAATCATGGCTCCTGATGCATAACGCATCGTCTTAAATGCAATACAAATATAAGACctttagacacacaaacacattcttgcTTTTCTATTCAGTTATCTTGAGTAGAtaataaactctctctctctctctcaaaatggTCTGCAGGGGGCTACATTTGAATAAAAGTGATTTGTTGAACCTTAGAAGAATACAGATGTTCAATATCTTAAATACATGTtctttctgtcttcctccctctcccatttcttttctccccatctctgtcACCCGCTAAGTCATACACAGAAGATGATTAAGGTGGAATATTCACTGGAATAAGGAGATTCTTTCTTTGCTATATTTGATTCTAATTTGCACCTTTGTTTTTTACTCTGTGACACAGAGGGAATGGTAAAAAAGAAAGATAGTCTGACTATATATCTGCTCAGGAATGACAGAGCATAATTTTTCGATTGTACCCTCTAACTCATAGGTGTCAAACAAGGCCCGCGGGCCACATACGTACAATTATATCTGGCCCGCAAgatcattttatatatatttttttaatggcCGGGCGATATGAAGCACCAATAACACACAAACTACAAATCCCATAATGCAGCGCGACAGCTGCCTTATCGAATAGGCTGATGCCTATTCTGATATGACTATGATATGCCTATTCTGtgcacgctcgcattaactgtggaagtcactatctagcatcacatcaaacccagaatacgtccTAAATTTGGGCTAATCCCCGAATGTTTACCACGTCTGGCTCCGCGCCTGATGAACACTCGGATCGATaaaaagtctcaaaaatggtatcaatataaaaaaagaatacaATCCCTTTCCGTAAATCTTGATACCCCCCCAAAAgattcactgcacccccagtcaaagcaggctgcaccTGGCCCTGGATGGAAGGCAGTTTCAAGAAAGATGGGAAAGTTAATAAATTTTTTCAAGGAGAAAAACCGGAATGTATTTTGTGTCATGAGCTGATGTCAGTCGTTAAAGAGTAGGCTACAATCTCCGTCGGCATTTTGGACACCAAACACGGAGACAAATATGCCACATTTAGCCTCCAAGAAAAACAGCAGATTGTCTAAGAATTAAAAGGCGGACTGCAATCGCAGCAGAATATGTTCACAAAAGCTACAGCTAAAAACGATGTTTTTACATCGTAAACATCGTTACATTGTAGTTACAACTGGCCCTTTGAGGGCAAACATAATGCTGATGTGGCCCTCGGtgaaaatgagtttgacacccctgctctAACTTATTACAACAGCCTTCTCACCACCTCCACTTATGTCTTGAAGCTGCTTTTTGTGAAACCAAAATTGAGTTTACATGTTGCTCCTCTCTACTGCATTAGACATAACTCACTTCTTTCCAGAGACCCATTCTGTGTTACAACTTAATTCTTGTCTTCATCGAATTTCCCCACATGGTTTTCACTGGTGCAACTGGAAACAGAACTAAGGTGTCACTGAGAAAATGCCCACTGATGTTACCTGGCTTGCTTGCAACAAGCAAAGAGTCTTTAAGCCTCTTCACAAGGTCTGTCTGCATCTTCAGCGCTGAGTGGAGATGGGAGACCTCAAAGCACAGGCTCTCATAGGACTGCAGCATGGTCTTCTCCCTAATGGAATATTATAGGAGTAAAAAATAATTTGAACTTTATTTGTCCACATGAAGCAGAAGTGGATGCATTTTGTCTATAAAGAACTCATAACGTGGCAAATGAACTGAGCTTCCTCTGAATCCTTGACAATACGAGTGAACATCTTATCGGTAAACTGTGTCTCCCTCTAGTGACTAATGGTAACATGCACTTTGAGAAAGAATGGTCTACTCGGAAAGCAGTCTTGtccagctaacttgctttgtTCCTTAAACTAAAGATACCAAAGGAGTAACATACCAGTTCTTGGATTCAGGGTTATGGTTCTGTTCACAGTCTGGTTTCGTTTGTCCAACAGGATCCTCAAAAACAGAGATCATAAAATTTCAACCATAACTGTGATGTGGTTTATACCGTCTCTACAATCACGTACTACAAATTTATTTTTCAAAGATATGGATTTGCAAAAGGCCCAAGTATCGGAGTCAATCAAGAATTACCCATATAAATACTTAGTCAACACTTAGCTAGAAGGATGATCTGACAGACTCCTGAACCAGACTGATTtctatgtattttatttattcatttgtatTTATATAATTTGTAAGTCTATAGGAAATGTGCCACACTGATTTGTGAAGTAAATGTAAGCTTGTGACATCAAGATTGTTTACATGTGTAAACCACCAATAAGGCTGTTGGTTACCCCGCAGTGTTCTTGCAGCTGGATGTTCTCCTGTTGTACTCTCTCCAGCTCTTCTTGGAGTGTGTGCATCTTCAGGCCATTGTTCACTCGGCCCATTTGCCACAGGTCCTGGCTGCTATTCAGACTCTTCATCACTGAGGGGAACAAGGAACAAATCCATTGAGACATCGGTTGTTCCATTACACATTTATATTGAAGAAAATGTCTCCTGGATGAGAAAAGTAAGTGACGAGACCATTAAGTGACAGTGTACCGAGGgaagggggccaggggggtgagTACACCTTGACTGAAAGTCAAAAAGGAAAGTAGTGTCATTCATGTTTGTGACATGCATTGATGATGTGTGTACCTTGGCTTGTTTCGATCTCCGTCTTCAACTCCAGCAGCTCCAACTCTTTGGCCTGCAACTGATCAAGCAGCAGCTTCTCCAATTcacttctctcccttttctaataaacagagagagaaaccatcAGAAATTGACAATATAGACATCCAGAGTTTATAGGCAGGCCTACAGACTACCGAGGGGATTGCCCGGTCAGTAGTCTCCCCCTTGTGTGATCCCTTTTTACTCTGACCTACCAGTTTTTTCAGCTCCGCCTGTAGCTCCTTATTCTCCATGTAGATACCTCGGTAGGCACTGAATGCCTTGTTCACATACTGGGGTCCTTCTGAGGGGGGCGCTTCTGGTCTGAATGGCTGGAATAAACAAAAGTAGAGCAGACAAAAAATGTATGTAATACAAGACAATTATTATTGATGGTCATCTACCGGAGCCTTTTATTTTGGATGATCTTCATTTATCATTGAATTGGATGAGTACTGGTTACTGCATAGCTCTCGTTGGCAAACAGCTTGTTGTCACTTCATGATTGTTTTCCTCAAAATCCACATTGCATCAAGACTTGTTTTAGTACTCAGTTAAAAATGTTTGCCACATATCACAGGGTATTCCATCTTTAGCGATAAAGTTCAAAGTCTAAGACagcaattttttttgtttataCAGTACGTCATAGTTTCAAGTCCACATTGGCTAGAAAAGTGTATACAGTTAACGTGAAGAAAAAGAAACGTATTTTCACTGTTATACTTTCAATTGTCTACATTCTCTTGCATCTTGTTTGTGAAATGTGTAGTTCAATAAATGATAATTCTATCAATTGTATTACTAAAGTTATGTAAATTGCATTAttaacagtgtttcccctaccattatattaggggggcgtccgcgccccccccccccccccccttgtttatatatagcgccagatcacaaaataagtcatttatggttagctttcctataaaacaggtctatagcttgctcttttattaaacaaactaaatggccttatgttatttacacgacggcatgtcatttctgtctctacatcagtggttcccaaagtGGGGGT comes from the Osmerus eperlanus chromosome 7, fOsmEpe2.1, whole genome shotgun sequence genome and includes:
- the azi2 gene encoding 5-azacytidine-induced protein 2 encodes the protein MEPPAVEDDIYILKHETAYVAAESPVSVCAGDESVASHFALVTAYEDIKKRLRDTERENTLLRKRVKQLEDKPFRPEAPPSEGPQYVNKAFSAYRGIYMENKELQAELKKLKRERSELEKLLLDQLQAKELELLELKTEIETSQVMKSLNSSQDLWQMGRVNNGLKMHTLQEELERVQQENIQLQEHCGDPVGQTKPDCEQNHNPESKNWEKTMLQSYESLCFEVSHLHSALKMQTDLVKRLKDSLLVASKPAASMVPVQCLDDVEKNNWTVRVSVPRPPSAPPVPSSSGRPGPPMGHPALDGLREDCWGQGPWSSHCPVAPGSPVLLPPPPQNQASLDDSSWSFPSPPKPSDTVFWEGQNSPPHSSTSKRSSPKSPPY